The genome window TTTCGATAGGATGGGCAGATAGTTTGCGCCAAATTTTAGATTTCGCGAAAAATAATCAAATTTAAGGAAAACAAATGCTAAAGAAAATTGTTTGTGCCGCTTTTTTGGCGTCCGCGGCTTTTGCCGCCGTGCCTGCTTTCGAGGAGGCGAGCGCGGAGCTAGCTCAAAACAACTACGACAATGCCTTAAAGCTCTTTGAGAAGTCTTGCTACGAGGAGAAAAATATCGTAGGTTGCTATGCCGCGGGCTTTATAAACATTAACGCCTATTCGCAAAACTCTAGCGAGGCAAAAGGCTTCGAGCAGTTTTCAAAAGCTTGCGATGCTGGCGATATGGACGGTTGCAAATCTCTGGGCGACATCTACGAAAACGGACAGGCCGGGCAGGAAACCGACTATAAAAAAGCGATGAAATTTCACGAAAAAGCTTGCGAGGGCAAAGTGGGCGCCGCGTGCGCGAGAGTGGCCGGATACTACGACTACAACAGCGGGGGCACCGAGCAAAATTTAGCCAAAGCGTCTAAATTTTACGAAACCGCATGCAAGTACGAGGACGCGAGCGGCTGCCACGCGCTAGCTGATATGTACGAAAGTGGCGAGGGCGTAAAAAAAGACGAGACGAAGGCGATGGATTTTTACGGGTTAGCTTGCGACTATGGCTCTAGGGGAGCTTGCGCCGATTTTAGAAAACTTTACAAAAACAAAAAATAAGGAGCCGCTATGTTTAAGAAAATTTATCTCGTTTTGATTTTAGCCGGATTGGCGGCCGCGCAGACGAATTTTGAAATCGCTACTAAAAAATACCTACAAGATATGGGCGATAAAAACGTACCCAAACTCTACGAAAAATCGTGCCGCGATGATAAAAACGCCGTAGGTTGCTACATAGCCGCGCAGCTAAAAGCCTATCAAACATACGACCTAAAAGACGATGAGGAGTATGCGCGAATAAACGGCGAAGTTTTCGAGCTTTATAAAAGCGCTTGCGATCTTGGCTACGCTAAAGCTTGCTCTATGGCGGGCGATTTTTATGACTCTACGCCGTCAAATGATAATTTTGTCGTAGAGCAGGACGACACGGAAAAATCAGCCGAATTTTACGAAAAAGCATGCGAGAGCAAAGACGGGGAAGCTTGCCTAAAGATAGCCAAACAGCACGACAACGCCTCGAAATTCGCCGATGCGCTAAAATACTATAAACTAGCCTGCGAGGCCAGAGAGGGCGAGGGCTGCTACAACGCGGCCGATATCTACGAGTCAGGCGACGGAACGCCTAAAAATAGCGCCGAAGCGGCGAAATATTACGGTCTTGCTTGCGAAAACGGCCTTGGTCGCGGCTGCGCCAAATCTAAAAAATTTAGCAAATAGGAGGATGCGTTGAGAAAGATTATTTTAGCTGCGATCTTGGCGGCGGCGGCTTTTGGCGGAAACTTTGAACAAGCCACGAAAATTTATCTAAAAAAATCGGACTTCGAAAACGGCGCGCGACTGTTTGAAAAATCTTGCAACGACGATAAAAATGCCGCGGGTTGCTATATGGCGGCGTTTTTGGGCGAGCAGGGTCTCTCGCATGACGACGATGGCGGCGGCGAAAAGACCTTTGCGCTATATAAAAAGGCCTGCGATATGGGCGACATGGACGGCTGCACGGCCGTAGCCGCGGTGTACGAGGGTACCATACTGTGGCAAATCTCTCAGATAGACTACGAAAAGGCGGCGGCGCTATATGAAAAGGCCTGCGAGGGCGGAGTCGGCGAGGCGTGCTATAGGGCGGCTGCTCATCACAGCGGCGAATACGGCGGCGCGAAAGACCCGCAAAAAGTCCGCAAATACTACTCGCTAGCCTGCGACCACAAAGACTCGCAAGGCTGCTATATGCTCGCGCAAGGATACGAAAAGAGCGAACAGGATATGAAAAAAGCGATGGATATTTACGGGGTCTCTTGCGATTACGGATATACGGAAGGCTGCGTTAAATTTAGAGAACTCGTTAAAAAGGCGAAGTAAGATCTCGCGCCTCGCTAGATTTTGATTGTCTGGCGGGGGCGTAAATGCGGCGAGTGAGCTCTGCTTGCCGTTGTTTTTGATTCATGGGCGGGCGTTGATTTGGCTTTCGGCTTTGCGCAGCGCCAGCTTCTAAAACTTCTATCATTTAAAATTTACTATTTTGGCTTTGCTCGGGCGTCTTTTTAAGCACACCGCGTATCTGCCGCTAAATATTTCCTTGAGTCTGTCTTGGTTAAATTTGCCGCCGTTTCGCTCGGTAAAATCAAATTTGATCCGATTAAACGCCGAGCAGTTTAAATTTAACTGCGAAATAGTGTGTCAAATTTGACGTTAAGCTAAATTTTTCAGCCTCTAAATCCAAGCCGCAAATTTGAGTAGCAAAGTCCAAATTTGGCGACCGCAAAGCGGCTTTCAAATTTACCGCCCGGCAAATCGTAAATTTGATCGCCGAGCCGAGCGGTCAAATTTGGCTGAGTAGCCCAAATTTGACGCGCCGAGCAAACGGGTTCTGGCTTTAAATTTGCGAACTTATTTTGCTCAAATTCGGCGTCAAATTTACCGCCGCGCTTAGCTCAAATTTACCTAAAATAGCCCCTTTATAAGCCCTTTTATCGCATCTTTTTTGGCGTCTTTTTTTGCATCGCCCGTGGTGCCGTTTTCGTTGTCTTTGCCGAATTTCTTATCCAAAAATCTATCCAGCTCTTTGATCGCCTTGCCCTTTAGGTAGTCCGAGCCGATCGTGTATTTCGGGTTGTCGCTGGTACCCGTGACGGTGATGTCGATGTCGGTTTTTTCGTAGTTCATCTTGATCGGCACGTTTACGGCCTTGGTCGCCATGTCGTATTTGCCGCCGGTTACCGAAACGTGGCTTCTAGTTGCGTTCATATCGGCGTTAAAATCGATGAGGTTTTTGTTTATCGTGCCTTTTATTCTGCTGTTTTTATA of Campylobacter showae contains these proteins:
- a CDS encoding tetratricopeptide repeat protein, with translation MLKKIVCAAFLASAAFAAVPAFEEASAELAQNNYDNALKLFEKSCYEEKNIVGCYAAGFININAYSQNSSEAKGFEQFSKACDAGDMDGCKSLGDIYENGQAGQETDYKKAMKFHEKACEGKVGAACARVAGYYDYNSGGTEQNLAKASKFYETACKYEDASGCHALADMYESGEGVKKDETKAMDFYGLACDYGSRGACADFRKLYKNKK
- a CDS encoding tetratricopeptide repeat protein, with the protein product MFKKIYLVLILAGLAAAQTNFEIATKKYLQDMGDKNVPKLYEKSCRDDKNAVGCYIAAQLKAYQTYDLKDDEEYARINGEVFELYKSACDLGYAKACSMAGDFYDSTPSNDNFVVEQDDTEKSAEFYEKACESKDGEACLKIAKQHDNASKFADALKYYKLACEAREGEGCYNAADIYESGDGTPKNSAEAAKYYGLACENGLGRGCAKSKKFSK
- a CDS encoding tetratricopeptide repeat protein: MRKIILAAILAAAAFGGNFEQATKIYLKKSDFENGARLFEKSCNDDKNAAGCYMAAFLGEQGLSHDDDGGGEKTFALYKKACDMGDMDGCTAVAAVYEGTILWQISQIDYEKAAALYEKACEGGVGEACYRAAAHHSGEYGGAKDPQKVRKYYSLACDHKDSQGCYMLAQGYEKSEQDMKKAMDIYGVSCDYGYTEGCVKFRELVKKAK